In Mercurialis annua linkage group LG5, ddMerAnnu1.2, whole genome shotgun sequence, a single genomic region encodes these proteins:
- the LOC126681687 gene encoding protein FAR1-RELATED SEQUENCE 5-like gives MAKICNPQQIIEVMFLDGMSTDYSVLSFHINESAELGAKVKVLRCNNSRRQMGLPFDLNDPFSPSDDTFCYETDISTEHKEEDHDADESPMEPQLTRAYCERPFSTVKDAENFYNTYAKIVGFSIRCQDQRIKNKIPKMRLWVCSCHGVRRKRSINRARAERRITRTNCGALFQIKWMPLLNLFHASKFVHVHNHTLALPAHVQFLRSHRHIKEEQATKINILLGAGIPKGQIVDYILSINGESDAIGFTRKDVYNYQVPSQVPKGSTNDAEATVAFITGLAVKDPGIYCRYSANEDEKLCRLFFSDSISRAEFKNFGDVVVCDATYKTNTFRMPLVLFTGLDNNHLNIVFAFAIINCEDAETYNWVFRTFVDCMGGTAPKAILTDADKAMQVALRESMRLTRHGWCAWHICRNLTSVPGKDQKFRDEFAALMQKKCTPDIFRSLWNRFKKKNMYCPRNYHGLC, from the exons atgGCCAAAATCTGTAATCCTCAGCAAATAATAGAAGTTATG TTCCTAGACGGCATGTCTACAGACTACAGTGTCTTGTCATTTCATATTAATGAGAGCGCGGAGCTCGGAGCTAAAGTAAAGGTG CTTCGCTGTAATAACTCTCGGCGGCAAATGGGTCTTCCTTTTGACTTAAATGACCCTTTCTCTCCCTCCGACGACACGTTTTGCTATGAGACGGATATTTCAACTGAACATAAAGAAGAAGATCACGATGCAGACGAATCTCCGATGGAGCCTCAACTCACTAGAGCCTATTGTGAGCGG CCCTTTAGCACGGTAAAGGACGCTGAGAATTTCTACAATACATATGCTAAAATTGTTGGCTTCAGCATTCGTTGTCAAGATcagagaataaaaaataaaatacctaAAATGAGGCTCTGGGTGTGCAGCTGCCACGGTGTAAGGAGGAAGAGGTCCATCAACCGCGCTAGGGCAGAGAGGCGGATTACTCGGACCAACTGTGGAGCTTTATTTCAAATCAAGTGGATGCCTTTGCTTAATTTGTTTCATGCAAGCAAATTCGTTCATGTTCATAACCATACTCTGGCTCTTCCTGCCCATGTTCAGTTTCTTAGAAGCCATCGACACATCAAAGAAGAACAAGCCACAAAAATCAACATTCTTTTAGGTGCTGGTATTCCAAAAGGGCAAATAGTAGACTATATATTATCCATCAATGGAGAGTCTGATGCTATAGGATTCACAAGGAAAGATGTATACAATTATCAGGTACCATCGCAAGTGCCTAAAGGTTCAACGAATGATGCAGAGGCTACCGTCGCCTTCATTACAGGACTTGCAGTAAAAGACCCTGGTATTTATTGCCGTTACTCTGCTAACGAAGATGAGAAGCTCTGCAGGCTGTTCTTTTCAGACAGCATTTCCAGGGCGGAGTTTAAGAATTTCGGGGATGTAGTAGTATGCGATGCAACatacaaaaccaatacattCCGCATGCCCCTAGTCCTTTTCACAGGCCTAGACAACAATCATTTGAATATTGTCTTCGCATTTGCAATTATAAATTGCGAAGACGCAGAAACCTACAATTGGGTCTTCAGGACGTTCGTCGATTGCATGGGCGGAACAGCGCCGAAAGCCATCCTCACAGACGCAGACAAGGCGATGCAGGTTGCCTTACGTGAATCAATGCGCTTAACAAGGCACGGGTGGTGTGCGTGGCATATTTGCCGTAACTTAACTTCAGTTCCGGGTAAAGATCAAAAATTCCGAGATGAATTTGCCGCTCTTATGCAAAAAAAATGCACTCCTGATATATTTCGATCTTTATGGaatcgatttaaaaaaaaaaacatgtactGCCCAAGAAATTACCATGGCTTGTGCTGA